GTCTTCCCCCCACTGTTTAATCGCAACGGAGCAAACTTGGCTGACGGCAAGCAGGGACGATAAAATGATTTTAAAAGCGTAAGGCGTAACTAACAGCAAAGACGCAAAGTCGCGAAGGAAATTGGAAAACCAAATGCTTTTGGGTTTACCACAAGATCTATGGGGTTTCACTAAAATCTCCCAAAGAGTATATTTAAAATTCTTATTTTTTCTTTGTGAAAACTTGGCGTCTTTGCGGTTCAAACCAGCCTTTAGTTGTAAAAATTTCCTTCTCTTTGTTATGCATGCCTACTACTTTTTGTCTATTTTTCGGAAATGCAATCAGAAAGTCTATTTATTGAAAAGGAAAACTACAAGCTACACCTCAAGCGGTTTTATAAAAATGAAAATGCGCCCTCCGTATTATTAGTCCATGGAAGTATAGAAGACGGTAAAATCTTCTACTCCAAATCAGGTAAAGGTTTTGCTCCCTTTTTAGCTGAAAATGGCTTTGATGTTTTTGTGGCAGACTTAAGAGGCAGAGGAAAAAGCAGTCCCCATCCAAGCCCTGACAATAATTTCGGTCATGCCTCTGCTTTCGAAGAAGACATTCCTGATGTCATTGAAAAAATAAGAACTACTACCGGAAAAGAGCCAGAGCATTGGGTTTCCCACAGCTGGGGAGGTGTACACTTAATGGCTTACCTGGCAAAAAATGAAGCCCCCTCGTTAAAATCTATGATATTTTTTGGCAGTAAGAGAGATATCAGGGTCTGGAATCTCAAAAAGTTCTTGATAGTAGATTTAATATGGTTTGGCTTTTGTACATTCCTTGCTAAAACAAAAGGCTATCTGCCTGCCAGAAGATATAAAATAGGCAGTGCTGATGAGGCAAAAGATTATTTCCTTGAAGTAAACAAATGGGTGCGTTCTCGAAACTGGAAAGACCTTAGAGACGGTTTTGATTATGCAAATGCCTTGCAAAATAAACAGCTACCGCCCATTCTTTCCATCACGGGCGCAAGTGATCGGCAAATCGGTCATCCTGTAGATTGCAGGAGATTACTAAAAGAAATAGGTGACCAAGATAATTTTAAATTTAAAGTTATTGGCAAAAAGCAGGGCTACAAACATGACTATGACCATATCAATTTACTGACACACAAAGATGCTAAAGATGATCATTTTCAAGAGGTTTTGGAGTGGTTGAAGGACAGTACTATATAAGCTTTCCGTTTAATAAAGACTAAACTAAAAACTGCACTGCATTTCATTAGGATTTGAGCTTTACCTAATTGAAAAAGTCTTAATGCTACTAAAAGCTTGGTTTAATTCTACTTACATTAAAACCAACATTTAACAATTCCGTTATCCTTTTCTAAATTATATCGGTTGTGAGACATCTAATCTTTTTCTTGGCCTTCATTATGTTGATTCCTTTCGGATTCCATCAGCAGGAGGCTTTTGAAAAAAGTGAAACAGAAAGAATAGAGGAATTTAGTCACTCGCAAAGAATTCCCTCCAAAGAAGTTGTAAAGAGCGTTGCTAGGTCAATAAAAATATACTTGCCGCCCTCCGATTTTCACTATCATTATGATGAGTTCTTTAAATCATATAAATTAGTTCAAAAAATATATTTACTCCAAAGAAACCTACTGATTTGAGACTTTAAAATGACAACTATTTTTTTTCAAAAGTTTCATTTTAAAGTTTTTACCAATGAGTAGATTATTCCCTAAAATGGTGGATAAGCTGAACAGGATAGATCAGCTGATCCGTATGAAAGCAACCGGTCAACCACATGAGTTGGCAAGTAGATTAGAAATTTCACCAAGTACACTGTACGAATATATTGAAATTATGAGAAGTGTATTATTAGCCCCTATAAGATATTGTCATATCAAGAGATCTTATGTGTACGAAAAGGATGGAAAACTGCATATAGGTTTCAAAAATAAACAGCAAGTAAACAGGATCGGGTAATCACAAATGAGAGGGGCAAGCACTAATTGATCAGCACTTTCCCCTTCTTTTTAAACAAACTTCTCTATTTAAAAAGACCAATTTTTAAGCCGATGTAGCCGGTGAGACCAGATAGGTCAGACTGGTTGAAGTTACGATATGTCATATCTCCAATAATCCGATATCCTGCACCCAAATTGAAGCGAACATTTTTATGTAAATTCACTTCTAGAAGTGCTGAAGGTTCAACTTGAAAAAAATTCGCTTCCCCTAATCCGGCAGTTCCATTCTCATTATCCATTTGTACTTCTCCGTAGCCAAGGTAAACTGGTAGGCTTAAGTGAAATACCTTTTTAGAGAAAAGGGTATATTCTGCAAAACCGCCCAATGTCCAATAGTCCATGTAAATGTTCGGCAAAGTCTCACTTTCTGGA
This is a stretch of genomic DNA from Marivirga harenae. It encodes these proteins:
- a CDS encoding alpha/beta hydrolase family protein, which translates into the protein MQSESLFIEKENYKLHLKRFYKNENAPSVLLVHGSIEDGKIFYSKSGKGFAPFLAENGFDVFVADLRGRGKSSPHPSPDNNFGHASAFEEDIPDVIEKIRTTTGKEPEHWVSHSWGGVHLMAYLAKNEAPSLKSMIFFGSKRDIRVWNLKKFLIVDLIWFGFCTFLAKTKGYLPARRYKIGSADEAKDYFLEVNKWVRSRNWKDLRDGFDYANALQNKQLPPILSITGASDRQIGHPVDCRRLLKEIGDQDNFKFKVIGKKQGYKHDYDHINLLTHKDAKDDHFQEVLEWLKDSTI